The window GATGAGGAAGCCCTTCCAGATCGCCATTCTTGGGGGTTCATATGAGTCCTAGACTTCCGTCATGCTGTGAGAACTCCCTGCTCTGAAGTCCCAGTAGGGCCTCCATGTACTAGTGGTGGTCTCAGTAATCTAGGTGAGGCTGTCCAGCAAGGATTGGTTCCGGGCAGGGAAGTTGAACACTGACTCTCATCCCACTCATCCTTAACagtcaggaaaaaacaaaaagcttcatCTAGGAAAGAGGGAATTGATAAAGATGCCTAGAAGAGGAACCTCAATCTCTGGTTCATAGTCCCGGCTCTTTCACTCACCTGATTGTCATCCTGAGCATGTCTCTCTTAGTTGTGCTTTTGAGACTTTGGTTGCTGTGCCTGTAAAACCAGGAGGTTTGACTTACTGAGTAACAAataaatttccttccattttacacAAGAGTGGAGGGAGGATCATGGGAAAACTCACCTGTTACCGCACAGAGACCAGTGAGGTTGCAAGGGAAGGGATGTAAAGGGAGTGAGAATCTGCACAAACTCAGTCAGCAACTCTGGGggaatatatatggaaatgaGATTAAAAGAGGTAGAGGCCATCTCTGTCATGGGACTTCTCCACCACAGGTAATCCTCTTGTGTCCTTAAAATTGCCcaagagtggggaggagcaggtgggGCGAGCTAAGTAAATACAAGTCTTAATAAATAGGACAGCGGTAAAACAGTGGTGCCTCATGCATCTGTGGTGATTTAGAATCTTTCCAGACATCTCCATCCCCCATATTGATCTATGGGGGTAGATGGGATGGTTATCCTAAGAACTCCATTTAACCGAAGGGGACATAGGGGAAGTCTTTGCTTTCTCAAGGTCATCTAGGGAACTAGACACGGAGCCAGCACCGAATCTGGGTCCCCAGCCCAAGGGTTTCCCTCTTCCACTTGTCTGGTCCAAACAGGACTTGGGGGCAGATACAAGCTGACTCCTAACCTGCGATGAGGAGGAAGCCCAAGAGAGAAGGCAAAAACTGGAGGTGCCCTTTCCCACTTCAAATTCTTAATGAGTCCTCAGGAACAAAGTACATCCCCCCCCTCGCCCCTGCAAAGGCCCCTGGGGCCTTGTTAGTGAGGGCCACAGACACTGTGTCTTGGGAGTTCCAAAATGATCCTGAGAGAGGTAGTTGAAGCAGTGTGCTGTGCTGTGTTGGAAGGGACCAGGGGACCTCTGGGAAGGGTGCTCCCACCATCATTACCTGGGTTAGGCCTTTAGAAGATGAGAATTTAGTGATAGAGATGATGAGAGAGGAAATTGGAGAGGTTGTATAGTGTAACCCTTGGACTCTTGTGTCTTCCTCCTCAATAACTTACCCAAGTCCATGGGATAGCATACTCTCTTTGGGAATCCTGCCGCACTTTGTAGACAGATAGACCTGCTCTTCCAGCTATTAGCAACTACTGAGACCCTATGGACTCCAGTTTCCTTTTTTGAAGAATGAGAGTAATATCCTCTCAAAAGGTTGTTGGGAAGACTAAATGAAATAACACGTATAGAGTTCCTAGTAGGAGACTACCAGTGTTGCtattaacataataataattgatAATATGTACATGACCCCACACCATAACATTTATATGCACTAAATCGCAATCAACCCTTACAATGATTTCATGAGGTAGAAATcgttactattcccattttagagacaaATAATTGAGGTTCAGGGTGACTCAGTAATTTGCCGAAGGCCACACACTCAGGGCTTTGAGGGGTTGGGGCTCAAACATGAATTTGTCTAATTCCAAAGCACATGATCTCAACAATTATGCTATGTGATTGACTCCTCCACCCCTGTCCAATTAACCCCTTTCCTCCAAACGATATACTTGTTTATCCTGTTGTTTGTGACCAATATAGCTTCTAATTCACCATGAATTATGCCCCAGGATGAGCCTAAGGCATCCTACTCTCAGTGATAGTGGCCTCTGCCCCACCCAATAGCCTGGTGCACAGAACTGGGATCGACTTCAGCTGCTGCCTCCAGTACAACCTTCTTGCTCTCCAATTATATCTGCTACTTATTCTCTCTGCAAAGAATTATGACCTTAACTCAGTGGTCTTATGAGGAGCTGACCTTCCAGAGTTAGGCTTGCATTGTTGTCTTAATGATTGAACATACGAATGTTAAGGCTTTTCATCATtcagtaacatttttcttttttttttttttttttttttttatttatttctgggacagagagagacagagcatgaatgggggaggggcagagagagagggagacacagaatcggaaacaggctccaggctccgagccatcagcccagagcctgacgcggggctcgaacccacagaccgcgagatcgtgacctggctgaagtcggacgctcaaccgactgcgccacccaggcgccccacagtaaCATTTTTCTAACGATAAATGAAAACTATATTGAACTGGAGCTCTAGAAGTGGTTCAGAGATCATGGGAAAGGAGTAATACTTAAAGGATATTGCCTAtgagtttatttataaaatatatatttgaaaacacaaaactattGAACTTCCAATTGTTGGAAGAcatcagaaacaaaaatgaaagaaaaatggtaaattGGAATACTGTGTAGAATTATCCGTAAAATATATGGCCAAAGATACGCAAATACATAAAGAGTTCCCactttatcaattaaaaaattaacaattcagtagaaaaagaagcaaaggacaTAAAGAAACAATTTTCAGGAAGCTGTGAGATTAGCCAGGTGGCAGGCAGTATAGGAGGTCGCATGCTCATCTCCGGGAGCTCCATCACTGTTGTGTTCAGTTCTCTGAAGACCACAGTGCCTTGCCATTTACAAAATAGGAGGTGCCACTGCTCAGTACCCCACACACGAGGTCCCAAGTCACAGCTTTGACCCACGATCACCAAGCCAAGCTGCACTGCTGTGTGACCACATTCTGGCTCCTAAGCAGAAAGTTTGACCTGCCATCACCAGGGGGTCCTGCCATTGCCCTGTGCTCTGCAACCTAAGCCCTAAGCCAGGGCTCTGACATTCCATCACAGGGGCTCTGGTTTGTCTCCCAACCCCTAGGTCCTAGTCTCAGCAGAGACTCACCGTCACCAGGTTGCCTTGCTGCAGCTCTCTGCCCTACTTACGGTGTCTTGACTCAGGTCTTTGATCCACCATCACCAGGGCTGTGCTGTTGCTGCTCTACACTCTGGGGTCTTGAGTTGGAGCTTTCGCCCCAACTGCTGCTGCACCCTGCCTCCTAGGCCCAAGCCACCATTACCTCGTGTCATCCCTGGGCCAGCCACTGCAACATTTCCCCTCCCACTTAGAGCCTGAGTCACTATGGTAAGCCCCAGAAACCCAGACCCCAGTTCCATGGGATACCTGCACATGTTCACATGTCAGACACCGGCACCCCACCATAGCAAGTGCACCTGAACCCCAGGACCCTGACTCTGTGGCCACTGTGGGTGCCAGCCCACTAGACCTGGGGCCGAGAGGGGTCCCCTCAGGTAGAGCTTACCCCCATGGGCAAAATAGAACAGGAGAATGCCAGCAGCTTTCACCACCAAGGACCCCAATAGCCCTAGCCATCACTGTTTGGGCCACCAAAGACCCCTGTGGTCTTTGCCAAGGTTGACCTCAGCTGAGGGAGCTacaatcaaattaaaaagcatcTACcaagcaaaggaagccatcaataaACTGAAAAAGCAACCTATGACATGGGGGAAAATATTACAAGCCATAGAGGGTCTTTatgtatccaaaatacacaaagaactcattcagcacaataaaaaaatccattttaaaaatgggcaaaggacctgaatagacatttttccaaagagacaTCCAAGTGACCAACAGGTActtgaaaaggtgttcaacatcactaataatcagcaCATCAAAACTatcatgagatatcacctcacacctgtcagtatGGCAATTATTAAAGACCAAAGAcagtaagtgttggtgaagatatggaggaaaaaaaactaaacaaacctTGTGCACTAtttgtgggaatgcaacctggtgcagccactatggaaaacagtatggaagttcctcaaaaaattaaatatagaactaccctacgatcttgcaatcccacttctggttaTAGATCCGAAGTAGATGAAATCaactatctcaaagagatatctgtacttcCATGTTAAttgcagtgttattcacaatagtcaagatatagaaATAGCCTAAAGTCCTTTGATAGATGtttagataaagaaaatataatatatagatagatactgatacacacacacacacacacacacacaatagaactCCTGTAGTGACAGTGAGGATGGGGTTtgatggcattatgctaagtgaaataagccaggcagagaaagacaaatttggTGTGGTATCATgtgtatgtggaatcttaaaaaaaaaaaaaaagccaacttcatagaaacagacactagaatggtggttgtggttgccagggactgggggagagGACAAAATGGGGAGATGTAGGGCAAAGGGTACAAGTCTTCAGTTAtaggatgaataagttctgagaaTCTAATATGCAGCATGGTGAATATAGTTGATAATACGCAACTGTATACTTGAAACTGGCTGAATAGACATTAAACATtctcaccacatacacacacacacacacacacacgggagaaTTAGCTATGTGAAATAAAGGATGTGTTAATTATCTTGTtcttggtaatcatttcataatgtgtgcatatatctatctatatacctatatctatatgtatctatatctatatatctctatatatcatcatgttgtacactttaatatatacaattatatttgtcaattatttctcaataaactttggaaaaaattAATTCCCAGTGAAGAAATACTAATAATTATATTAGTTAGCCCAGGcctccataacaaaataccatagattgggggtttaaaaaacaaaatttattttctgacagttctggaggctagcagTCCAAGATCAGGTGCCAGCACGGCCAGGTTCTGGTGGAGCTCTCTTTGGCtagcagatggctgtcttctcactttGTCTTCGCATGGAATGGCACTTCCTCTCTTCTAGACCACAGGCCAGCAGGTTAGGGCTCCAACCTAATGTAACCTTAACTACTTCCTGAAATACCTCATTAATACTTCCTAATTAATCTCATTTAGCCTTAATTATTTCATAAAGACCCTATCCCatatacagtcacattgggggttaaggGCTTTAGCACATGAATTTTGGTGGGATACAATTCAGTCCATATCATggataataaacatttgaaaatgtattcaacCTTACGTGATGTCAAAGAAAcgcatattaaaataataattaatattttacaacCGTTATAATGTCAAAAATTAGAAGAATTTGtttctattggggcgcctgagtggttcagtttgtaaagcatccaactcttcatttcagcttaggtcatgatctcatggttcgtgagatggagccccgtgttgggctctgtgctgacagcatggagcctgcttgggattctctctcttcctctctctctgcccctcccccccctttctctcttactgtcactcaaaataaataaatattaaaaaagaagaatttatttataatagttactGTTAAAGCTGTAGGAGGCAAGCAGTTTCACCCATTATTGTAACAGTAAAAGAGTGAAATTTTTGTGGGATAAGAgggaaatatgtatttaaaaatctaagtttttatatttttcaatgcaGAAATCTTATTAATTAGAACTTATGAAAATGCTTGCAAGATAATAAAAACACATCTTTGAAGAATATTATTGATCATATTGGAGTAAATCTAGAAATAGTTAAACTCCATCAAAAGGAATATTGTTAAGCAAATTATGGTTAATTAATAAATTAGCACTAGGCAATTATTAAAATAGAGGAGGTAAGTTTCTAGATATTTTGCCAGATAATAAAGTCTACCAAGTAACGTTTAACAAAAAGACATGGTACAACATGCCCCTATagatatgacatatatataaacatgtttttatatgtataaaaaattaGAAGGGAAGCACCAAATTCTTAACAGTGGTTTCTTCTTGAAAATTGAATTATGAAGGGTCTGGACAGAGAGGGTGAAGATTTGATTTTCACTTTTCATTGgtaaaattgtgttttgttttcatttttataaacataatttctaatgggaaatttaaaatcaatgagtgatatttccatttcagaaaaaaaaaaaaagtcccaaaggAAGTATAACTCCTCCACTGCTAAATACCTCAGAATCTTGCAATGCAGACAGGGCACTCAGTGTCTCAAGTTATACTGTACTGGGTCCAGAACCTTGTGTGGGATCCTTGTGTCAAAGCACGTTGGGGGAGCTATTTCAGGGGAATCCAGACAAGAGGGTGTACTAATATTTGGTACCAAGCTGTGACTTTCCATATTCTAGTTTGGAAAGAATCTTTGCTGGTCTATTTTTGGGGAActcagcaaaaaataaacaaaaggtccTGCCTGTAGGACCATGAGTCTCTCAGGATACAGAGCTTCCTGGGTTCCACCTCCATCTGGAGTGGGAAGAGTAGCTAGGCCCAAAAGGCAACTAGTCAAGGATTCTGGTTTACAGAACCCACACACACATTATCAGGGAGAGCCTCCTTGGGGAACAAGGAGTCTCACTTCATAACAAGAGTCATCTTGCTCAAGGATCTAGGAGAGACAGGAAACACTTCCTGTGGTTCTACCCTCCTGATACACTTTTATGCAAGGGCTCGCTTCCCCGTGAGCACCTGCCACAGAGCCCCCTGTACATCAGGGTTCCGAAGGCTGTAGATGAGTGGGTTCAGCATGGGGCTGATGACAGTGTTGAGGATGCCAATccctttgtctttgtctgaaGCTTCCACTGAGCCCAGCCTCATGTAGCTGAAGACACCTGTCCCATAGAATATGCCAACCACAGTGAGGTGAGAACCACACGTGGAGAAGGCTTTCTTCCTGCCCTCAGCAGAACGGATTCGTAGGACTGCAGCTGCCACATGGATGTAGGAGGTGACAATGAGAATCACAGGTGCACCCGCCATGAGGATACCCAGACCAAAGAGTAGCAGCTCATTGAGTTGGGTGCTGGAGCAAGAGAGCTGGAAGAGCTGTGGGAGGTCACAGTAGAAGTGATTGATCACATTGGGACCACAGAAGTTCAGGGTGGATATGGCTACTGTGTGGGTCAGTGCATTAGTGAAGGCTAAAGCCCAGGACACAGCCACCAATATCCTCTGGACTGTCTGGCTCATTCGGGTGCTGTAGGTGAGGGGCTGGCAGATGGCCAGGAATCGGTCATAGGCCATGGCTGTCAACAGGAAGCAGTCCACACCAGCCAACtgatgaaagaagaaaagctgTGTGAGGCAGGCTCCATAGGGAACGGTATGCTTGTGGGACAGGAGACGAGCCAACATTGAGGGAATAGTGACGGTGATACACCCAACGTCCAGCACCGATAGGTTccccaggaagaagtacatgggggtgtggagtttgttctctACCAAGATGGCGGCCAGGATGCTGAGGTTGCCCCCAACAGTGAGCAGATAGGCTAAGAGGAAGACTACAAAGACAACTGGCCGTAGCCCTGGTGTCTCCACTAAGCCCAGCAGGATGAACTCAGTAACAGCTGTTCCATTGGTCCTGGATTCTGGGTCCATGTGTCCCTGAAAGGGATCAATCTTCCTAATTTagttattcaagaaaaatacacGGACTCACTCTCAAATGCCAAGCCCCAGGGTAAATTCCCACGGGTCTCTAGTGGGTATTTTCCCACTCCTCAGGCCACACATCTCTCATTAACGCTCAGTCTTCACCTCAATGTCCTCACCCAAGTTCCAGGTGAGTTACACAACTACCTTGGTATCCCCCCTCCTTATAAGAGATCTATAAGTCCTTTCTTCCAGTGTTCCCTAGAATCAGGGAATGAGGTCCTTCTACCAACAACCTGTATAAGGAGATTTGGAGAAATATCATGCTAAAAGTGAAAGTGAATAGCTAGTAAAAATAGAAACAGCAGAAGAATTGATCATAAGTCCTTATAAAGTGATCAAAAGTCCTTACAAaggaataaatatatatcaaatcagCAAGAAAATTGTCAAGATACACAAAATTAGGAATTGTAAAGGCAGCATAACCAgaggccaaaaataaataaaataaccttgGTATACTATCTGCTCCTAAATTTCAACAATCAATTCAAGAACAGTCCCCAAACCAAATAAACCAgctacaattgaaaaaaaaaaaaaaggaaaaaaaataggcagtaaTGTGCTTCCATGTGTAGGCGCTAGGCTCCTATACCTtacatacaaattattttaaactatcaatgtaaatataattttcatgtaaTATAAATTTTCTTAGCTTATAAAAGATGAAAGCCTTCCAATTCGTTTTTTAAAGTTAGCAAAGTCTGATACTCAAATGTAACGATAATagcaagaaaatggaattatCCTACACTATTCCCACTTGATAACATGTGTGCAGAAATCCTAAGTACAAGAAATGAAAGCCACCATTACCTAATATATTTTATAGGAGAGGATGATTTCATATTAGTAAATCTATTAATATACTTAGCAAACTTGTGGGCttaaaaggaggaaaattttCCAAAGGACAATTCATAAATGTCTACATacatacttaaagaaaaaagaaaaaaactgcttGTAGTTACTTTAAGTGGAAGAACACCATTTTATGAGATAGGCCATATCCACTACAAATCAGTATCGTTCATAATGGTGAAGTAGTAGTGACATTTCTATTAAAATCAGACACGGTGGGGGTGGCGGTAGGGAAGGGAGTGGTggagactgagtggctcagttggttgagtgtctgactttggttcaggtcatgatctcatatccatgggttcaagtcccacatcaggctgtgtgctgacagctcagaacctggagcctgctttggattctgtgtctctctctctctctctctgcccctcccctgttcacactctgtctctcaaaaaataaaataaaacattaaaaaaaatttgttacttCAGGTATTTCTCATTACTCTAAACATTTTTaggcaaagagaaacaaaatgcttAAATAatggaaacaagaaagaaaagaataatttgaaaataataaaattgtctAAATAGAAAACTCAAGAGACGATAAAAAACTGGTAAACTCTTAGAATTATTAAGATATTAGCAAattagataaaaaataattaagcacAAGTCACTGTATTCCTTATATGCCTACAATAATTAGCTATAAAACCCAAAGTTCCAATCGTAAGGTGAAAtcttataatataaattataatataatataatataatacaagacaatataatatattgttatatatattataataatataatataatatattgttatatataccaatatattaatataattatattatattatatatattatatattatattattatatatattatatatataatatattatatatattatatatataatatgtattgtaaatatataaatatataaatttaccCCTGAGTCATATATGTAGGCACCTAAAAAATGGCCCCAAATAAGCATTGCTCAGTTCCACTGACTGTTAGGAATATGGGAGAATTTTAATTactctttccacttttcttttgctttcaaatgATCTACAACAAATCCGATAACttttataacaataaatatattttttaatgacctGCTTTCTCCAGATTGCAGATATAGTAGCTCAAAGGCAATAGTAGCTCAAAGACTCCTTCTCTCTGTCATGTTTCCAGAAGGTTCAGGGAGCTGCAACCTGGCAGATTAAATAAAGGTTTAGAATGGTACACCCATCTTGATTTGCCTCACTGCTCCATGaagtaataaaataacaattacaCCATTGTATTTCCTTTGCAAGTTCAACCTACTTGTAATGGAATAGAAGACTTGCTTACccgttaattaattaattaattaatttaacccATTAAATTAATTTTGGCAAGCAAGTCTTCTATTCCATTACAAGTAGGTTGTACTCATAAAGGAAGTACGATGGTGTAATTGTTATTTTGTTACTTCATGGATCAGTGAGTCAAATCAAGATCAATAAATCGTTCGAAACCTTTAATCTGCCAAGTAGCAACTCCCTGAACCTTCTGGAAATGACCTAAATTAATTTATGTGGTATCCATCAATGGAAGCTTATggcctattttattctttgtgtgcGTGCTTTAGCAGAAGATGAATGTTTTAAGactatctttattttctaattcttaaactAATacctttgacttttttctttttgatggatcttttaaaatatagtaactTGCTAACATTGGTCCCTGGAAACATTTAGGGATTTTAAAAAGGGTAATTAAAAGCATCATagataataataattgaaaactGTGATTTCTACAACTGTATTTATCATGACATAGGAATTATGAAGGTAGGTTCCTAAATATTGAGAAATGCTTTAAAATCCAAGATACAAGATCAGTTTTCCATCAAAATAATGTAGATCCTGAGTCATGGTGGGAGGCCCTCATCCAGGGTAATATTTAGCTGGAATCCATTGGTAGAGATTACCAGCCTGGtacttgttaaatattttgattataacCCTTATCCACACCGTGGCCTCATCAGTGCACATAGCTGTATTCAGTATACCCTGTATATAGTGTCATTGAATCAAAGAAGGACTAAGTTGATTAGCACCTTGGAGAATATCTACTCCCTCATTTTACTAAAGAGGAAACTGTGGTTGGAGCATTGTGGGGCTGGAGTTGTTGGGATTAGAGTGAATACTGACTATACTTCAAAATgtctggttttctattttttaaaaatgtacctatTGCTCACGCACCTGGGTGGCAaaagttgagcatccgacttcggatcaggtcataatctcatagttcatgagttcaagccccatatcaggctcactgctgtcaactcagagtctgcttcagatcctctgtccccctcacactctgcctttccctcacttgtgctctctcaaaaatacataaaacattaaaaaaaatttgtttaatgtacCTATTGCTGGGCCAGCCCATTGTATACTTGCTACCCCAAATTACTCTGAGGCTATCAGAGAAAGAATTTGTATGAGGACACCAGAAGTTTGTCCCCTGATTTGACCAGCCCAAATTGGCTGCTTCCAACCAAGCCCCGAGGGGCATTTCCTGACACTTACTGAGGGTTGAAAGATTCTATGTCCTCTGCAATTCTCTTTAGGACTGCTCTGGGCATACTCTTCTGAGAAACTTATTCTCACAGACCAGGTGGCTGTGCCTTTCAGACCTCATGCTTTTAAGCTCACACACCTGTGGTAGGGAGCTTGGCAACAAGCAGACTCTGTGGTCATGGTGACAGTCGGCACCTGCCTCACTTCGTTCTGCTTTCTACCAACCACAGAGTTCATTCTGGATCTTTCCTCCCTCACCTATCCTGTGAGAGCCTTTTCTCTGATATGTCTGCCTGGTTCAGGTTTTCTAAATTTGTCACCAAATGTAGCAGAACCTCGGGTCTCTCCTGAGTGCGGGTGCGTGAGGACACTTCTCAGACACCAACAGTCTGCCTCCCAGCCCTCTGCTTTCCATTTACCCAAAGATATCCCATGTTGCTCAAAGGAAACCAGCCTGATTTCCATGCCTCTTCAGTGCTGTATCTCATGGTCTTCCTCTGGCTGATGGCAGGCTACAGTGCCCCCCAATCACAACCTCCCCTCCACCATCATAATCATCACCCTTTATtcctgttctctcaaaaataagaacttGGTCCCTTCTCATGTTAAGAGTTTTTCTGATAATTATGGATAGTGcataaaaacaatgacaaatttAGGAAAATTACAGGAGTTTAGAATATCTTGCAACATCCTTGTCTCTGAACAGTCCATGGAAACCACCCCAATGGCGTCTTgctctctttttccatttcatgCTCCCTTGACCAGAAACTGACTCCCTGCAGACATCTTCTTTTCTATACACGTGTTTGTTTCATATGTGCAGTTAAGGCAGACCAGCAGCTGCAGACATGCAAGGACGGTTGATGAAAACCTCAATGCCAGAAACCAAATTAGGTGCTTATATGTTGGTGGCGGTCAGTTTTAGGGGATGCTGCTTAGAAGATTCCATGTGGGTGAGAAATTTGATGCAGCGTCTCCTAAGATCTTTTGTTAGCCCAGAAATCCACGGCTCCTCTTGAGTCACCCTGCAGATCTAATTATAGACCTAGGCTCATTCAGTAGACACTGTGTGATTTGATGTCAATAAGAGCAAAACAGCTGTCCACACATATTACATCATCGGAGAATAATTAAACTGCCTCCCAAATGCCCTCTTGAATCTACTTGAACTTGCGTTATAAGATCTCATATTCTTCCGTCTCATACTTCCCTATCTTTGCTCAAACTGTTCATTTTATCTGCAATGTCATCTCGCTAACTCCCAACTGCTCAAATCCTTGAAGACTCAactaaaatgtttctcttctgtAGAAGTTTTCCTGATCCTTCCCCATCTCAAGCTCCTCTCCAGGAAACTCATGCAACATTTTAACTGCGTACCTCAAGGCAATTCTTTCCGTTACTCTCTTGCATGGCATTTTCTCTCTAGTGACTCCTCTCTACTCTTCTGCCTACTTTAAGTGGCTTCCGGGCATATTATGCTTCACTCAGCTTTGCAGTTTCTATGCCTATCCTCACATTTTGCATACAGGAGGTGCTcgatatttctgaaataaataaatgaatgaagttgGCAGCCCTGACCATAAGATcaaaaaaattgtaatgaaaGGAGGCATCAGATTGGGTTGTAGCAGTTGGGAAAGGCTTTTTGAATGAGATGGAATTTATGCGAGACCAGGGACAATTAATAGAATTTGAAGGAAGTGTAAGTTTGAGTAAAAGGTACAGAACTGCTGTTGTAAGAACATCCACTCCCTCTATCTAGATGGGGCATTGGGAACCCCAATAATCCCTTC of the Neofelis nebulosa isolate mNeoNeb1 chromosome 16, mNeoNeb1.pri, whole genome shotgun sequence genome contains:
- the LOC131497607 gene encoding olfactory receptor 3A1-like, with the translated sequence MDPESRTNGTAVTEFILLGLVETPGLRPVVFVVFLLAYLLTVGGNLSILAAILVENKLHTPMYFFLGNLSVLDVGCITVTIPSMLARLLSHKHTVPYGACLTQLFFFHQLAGVDCFLLTAMAYDRFLAICQPLTYSTRMSQTVQRILVAVSWALAFTNALTHTVAISTLNFCGPNVINHFYCDLPQLFQLSCSSTQLNELLLFGLGILMAGAPVILIVTSYIHVAAAVLRIRSAEGRKKAFSTCGSHLTVVGIFYGTGVFSYMRLGSVEASDKDKGIGILNTVISPMLNPLIYSLRNPDVQGALWQVLTGKRALA